The Anguilla rostrata isolate EN2019 chromosome 18, ASM1855537v3, whole genome shotgun sequence genome has a window encoding:
- the opn3 gene encoding opsin-3 isoform X2: MTLSALAYERYIRVVHAKVVDFPWAWRAITHIWLYSLAWTGAPLLGWNRYTLEIHRLGCSLDWSSKDPNDASFILLFFVGCFFVPVGMMVYCYGNILYTVRMLRSIEDLQTVQIIKILRYEKKVAVMFLLMISCFLVCWTPYAVVSMLEAFSKTRVVTPMVAIIPSFFAKSSTAYNPIIYIFMSRKFRRCVLQLLCIRLSRLQHSIKDRPLTSVERPIRPIVMSQRGAGDRPKKRVTFSSSSIVFIIASNDAEHLDVTSMNDASEVNVIQVRPL; the protein is encoded by the exons ATGACGCTGTCCGCGCTGGCCTACGAACGCTACATCAGGGTGGTGCACGCCAAGGTGGTGGACTTCCCCTGGGCCTGGAGGGCCATCACGCACATCTGGCTCTACTCGCTGGCCTGGACGGGGGCCCCGCTGCTCGGGTGGAACCGCTACACCCTGGAGATCCACCGGCTGGGCTGCTCACTGGACTGGTCCTCCAAGGACCCCAACGACGCctccttcatcctcctcttcttcgTGGGCTGCTTCTTCGTGCCGGTGGGGATGATGGTCTATTGCTACGGCAACATCCTCTACACTGTGCGGATG CTTCGGTCGATCGAAGACCTCCAGACAGTGCAGATCATTAAGATCCTTCGCTATGAGAAAAAGGTGGCGGTCATGTTCCTGTTGAtgatttcctgtttcctggtgTGCTGGACTCCGTACGCCGTGGTGTCCATGCTCGAGGCCTTCAGCAAGACCCGCGTCGTCACGCCCATGGTCGCCATCATACCCTCTTTTTTCGCGAAGTCCAGCACGGCCTACAACCCCATAATCTACATATTTATGAGCAGAAAG TTCCGTCGATGtgtcctgcagctgctgtgcATCCGTCTGTCCCGACTGCAGCACAGCATTAAGGACCGCCCCCTGACCAGCGTCGAGCGCCCCATCCGCCCCATCGTCATGTCCCAGCGAGGCGCAGGGGACCGGCCCAAGAAGAGGGTgaccttcagctcctcctccatcgTCTTCATCATCGCCAGCAATGACGCCGAGCACCTGGACGTCACCTCCATGAACGACGCGTCCGAAGTCAACGTCATCCAGGTGCGACCGCTGTGA